A genomic window from Calonectris borealis chromosome 26, bCalBor7.hap1.2, whole genome shotgun sequence includes:
- the REN gene encoding renin, with product MPARHSRRVQQYLVVLAVTWSASFFPSPAQALQRIALRRMPSIRQTLQEMGVKVSDVFPELRQSRRSGVAGPRNGTAPTLLTNYLDTQYFGEISIGTPAQTFKVVFDTGSANLWVPSHKCSPLYSACISHSRYDSSKSRTYIANGTGFAIRYGTGSVKGFLSQDIVMVSDIPIIQVFAEATALPAFPFIFARFDGVLGMGYPSQAIDGITPVFDRILSQQILKEDVFSVYYSRASKNAPLKPGGEIILGGSDPAYYTGDFHYLNVSKSGYWQISMKGVSVGAEILFCKEGCSAAVDTGASYITGPAGPVSVLMKAIGAAEMAEGEYVVDCDRVPQLPNISFHLGGKAYVLSGSAYILRQSQYGEDVCVVAFSGLDIPPPAGPLWILGASFIGHYYTKFDRRNNRIGFATAR from the exons ATGCCGGCAAGACACAGCAGGAGGGTGCAGCAGTATCTGGTGGTCTTGGCCGTGACCTGGAGTGCCAGCTTCTTCCCCTCGCCAGCCCAGGCTTTGCAGAG GATCGCGCTGCGGAGGATGCCCTCCATCCGCCAGACGCTGCAGGAGATGGGCGTGAAGGTGTCAGACGTCTTCCCCGAGCTGAGGCAGAGCAGACGCAGCGGTGTGGCTGGCCCCAGAAACGGGACGGCTCCCACCCTCCTCACTAACTACCTGGAC ACCCAGTATTTCGGGGAGATCAGCATCGGTACCCCTGCGCAGACCTTCAAGGTGGTCTTTGACACGGGCTCGGCCAACCTGTGGGTGCCATCCCACAAGTGCTCCCCTCTCTACAGTGCCTGCA ttTCCCACAGCCGCTACGACTCCTCCAAGTCACGGACGTACATAGCCAACGGCACGGGCTTCGCTATCCGCTACGGAACAGGGAGTGTCAAAGGCTTCCTCAGCCAGGACATCGTCATG GTATCAGAcatccccatcatccaggtctTTGCTGAGGCGACGGCGCTGCCTGCCTTCCCCTTCATCTTTGCCAGATTTGacggggtgctggggatgggctACCCCAGCCAGGCCATCGACGGCATCACCCCCGTCTTCGACCGGATCCTCTCCCAGCAGATCCTCAAGGAGGACGTGTTTTCCGTCTACTACAGCCG AGCTTCGAA GAATGCTCCTCTGAAACCCGGGGGGGAAATAATCCTCGGAGGCAGCGACCCAGCCTACTACACTGGGGACTTCCACTACCTGAACGTCAGCAAGAGCGGCTACTGGCAGATCAGCATGAAGGG GGTGTCCGTAGGGGCTGAAATCCTGTTCTGCAAGGaaggctgctcagcagctgtCGACACGGGAGCATCCTATATCACCGGCCCAGCCGGCCCCGTCTCCGTGCTGATGAAAGCCATCGGGGCAGCAGAAATGGCCGAAGGAGAG TACGTGGTGGACTGCGACCGAGTCCCTCAGCTGCCCAACATCTCTTTCCACCTGGGTGGGAAGGCCTACGTGCTCAGCGGCTCAGCCTACATCCTCCGG CAATCCCAGTACGGGGAGGACGTCTGCGTGGTGGCTTTCTCGGGGCTGGACATCCCACCCCCGGCTGGTCCCCTCTGGATCCTGGGCGCCAGCTTCATCGGGCACTACTACACCAAATTTGACCGGCGCAACAACCGCATCGGCTTTGCCACGGCCCGCTGa
- the PLEKHA6 gene encoding pleckstrin homology domain-containing family A member 6: MSSKAGGKRPVTITSEPSNHTMVSEVPPERPGGRASRSSRKGIAFGKRSNSMKRNPNAAVTKSGWLYKQASSGVKQWNKRWFVLVDRCLFYYKDEKEESILGSIPLLSFRVAAVQPSDNISRKHTFKVTVCWVEEMPASNEQSLSPQAEHAGIRTYFFSAENTEEQESWIQAMGEAARVQIPPTQRHEKPDSENIPPSKHHHHHRNIAHREHPKADPDAKTRGEGDGRGSEKIERKSERTESKKEPLAKANGIAGQEMPSEPGSPYPEAPRVPASVERPPQPNGWPYSSPSRPGSTAYPPPDGESVAHRRGFAPRTNPEKIAQRKSSMTQLQQWVNSRRGAVPPEELRSPTRFYPVSRRVPDYYSPYSPQYPEDYQYYPPGVRPDSICSMPAYERVSPPWVLEDKRHSFRNGGTYQLRDWKEHPGFGRQDVPLWLPGPGRQPTYLDEVDAASGSLRRMSLQPRSRSVPRSPSQGSYSRARMYSPVRSPSARFERLPPRGEEIYADPTTFMMRRSISSPKVTPFPEAYRETLHAYKISEQDTDKLLGKLCEQNKVLREQERLVQQLRAEKESLESALMGTHQELEMFGSQPAYPEKLLHKKESLQNQLINIRVELSQASTALANSTAEYESLESEVSALHDDLWEQLNLDIQNEMLNRQIQKEIWRIQDVMEGLRKNNPSRGTDTAKHRVAIGPSGTYSSNSPASPLSSASLTSPLSPFSLVSGSQGSPTKPGPGEPKLSFEQSKKEAQRPAPPGPSAEGLLQSRQEQEAEKQAALNKVGIVPPRTKSPAEEEVVPVTGVARRSMGGMANGLSSRERPKSAVFANETKVKMSVEEQIDRMKRHQSGSMKEKRRSLQLPSSQQPDTPGTKAPASYKVVRRHRSIHEVDISDLEAALRSDDPGKVYETPQEEIARLRKMELEPQHYDVDINKELSTPDKVIIPERYVELEPDTPLSPEEMKEKQKKVERIKTLIAKSSLQNVIPLGEGEVDAPQDPETQLQEQEKRIEISCALAAEASRRGRMLSAQCATPSPPTSPASPTPPTNPLSSETSRVADNSHFMRV, translated from the exons ATGTCAAGCAAAGCGGGCGGCAAGCGACCGGTCACCATCACCAGCGAGCCCTCCAACCACACCATGGTGTCGGAGGTGCCCCCAGAGCGTCCCGGAGGCCGG GCTTCGCGCTCTTCCCGCAAGGGCATTGCCTTTGGGAAGCGCTCCAATTCCATGAAGAGGAACCCCAACGCCGCCGTGACCAAAAGCGGCTGGCTCTACAAGCAG GCCAGCTCGGGGGTGAAGCAGTGGAACAAGCGCTGGTTCGTGCTGGTGGATCGCTGCCTCTTCTACTACAAAG ACGAGAAGGAGGAGAGCATCCTGGGCAGCATCCCCCTCCTCAGCTTCCGTGTGGCGGCCGTGCAGCCCTCCGACAACATCAGCAGGAAGCACACGTTCAAG gTGACGGTGTGCTGGGTGGAGGAGATGCCAGCGAGTAACGAGCAGTCCCTGTCTCCCCAGGCCGAGCATGCTGGCATCCGGACCTACTTCTTCAGTGCCGAGAACACGGAGGAGCAGGAGTCCTGGATCCAAGCCATGGGCGAAGCTGCCCGGGTGCAGATCCCCCCGACCCAGAG GCATGAGAAGCCAGACTCTGAAAACATTCCCCCCagcaaacaccaccaccaccaccgcaaCATCGCCCACCGCGAGCACCCCAAAGCCGACCCCGACGCCAAGACCCGGGGGGAAGGCGACGGCCGTGGCTCGGAGAAGATCGAGAGGAAGTCAGAGAGGACGGAGAGCAAAAAGGAGCCCTTGGCCAAAGCCAACGGCATCGCCGGGCAGGAGATGCCCTCAGAGCCCGGCAGCCCTTACCCCGAGGCGCCCCGGGTGCCGGCGAGCGTGGAACGCCCACCCCAGCCCAACGGCTGGCCGTACTCATCGCCCAGCCGCCCCGGCAGCACCGCATACCCCCCGCCCGACGGGGAGAGCGTGGCCCACCGCCGGGGCTTTGCCCCCCGCACCAACCCCGAGAAGATCGCCCAGCGCAAGAGCTCGATGACGCAGCTGCAGCAGTGGGTGAATTCGCGCCGGGGGGCCGTGCCCCCCGAGGAGCTGCGGAG CCCCACCAGGTTTTACCCCGTGTCTCGCCGGGTGCCCGACTACTATTCCCCCTACTCACCCCAGTACCCCGAGGACTACCAGTACTACCCGCCCGGGGTGCGCCCCGACAGCATCTGCTCCATGCCCGCCTACGAGCGGGTGAGCCCGCCCTGGGTGCTGGAGGACAAGCGGCACTCCTTCCGCAACGGGGGCACCTACCAGCTCCGCGACTGGAAGGAACACCCCGGGTTCGGTCGGCAAGACGTCCCGCTCTGGCTGCCCGGTCCCGGGAGGCAGCCGACCTACCTGGACGAGGTGGATGCAGCCTCGGGCTCTCTGCGACGGATGTCgctgcagccccgctcccgctccgTGCCCCGCTCGCCCAGCCAGGGCTCCTACAGCCGGGCACGGATGTACTCCCCGGTCCGCTCGCCCAGCGCCCGCTTCGAGCGGCTGCCGCCCCGGGGAGAGGAGATTTACGCCGACCCCACCACCTTCATGATGAGGCGATCCATCAGTTCTCCAAAG GTGACGCCCTTCCCGGAGGCGTACAGGGAGACACTGCACGCCTACAAGATAAGCGAGCAAGACACCGAT AAGCTGCTGGGGAAGCTCTGTGAGCAGAACAAGGTGCTGCGGGAGCAGGAGAGGCTGGTGCAGCAGCTCCGGGCAGAGAAG GAGAGCCTGGAGAGTGCCCTGATGGGGACACACCAGGAGCTGGAGATGTTCGGGAGCCAGCCCGCCTACCCGGAGAAGCTGCTGCACAAGAAAGAATCGCTCCAGAACCAGCTCATCAACATCCGCGTGGAGCTGTCGCAAGCCAGCACG GCCTTGGCGAATAGCACTGCTGAGTACGAGAGCCTGGAGAGCGAGGTGTCCGCCCTGCACGACGACCTCTGGGAGCAGCTGAACCTGGACATCCAG AATGAAATGCTCAACCGACAGATCCAGAAGGAAATCTGGCGGATCCAGGACGTGATGGAGGGGCTGAGGAAGAACAACCCATCCCGTGGCACGGACACGGCCAAGCACAGAG TGGCCATTGGCCCCTCGGGGACGTACAGCTCCaacagccccgccagccccctgaGCTCGGCCAGCCTCACCAGCCCCCTCAGCCCCTTCTCCCTCGTCTCCGGCTCCCAGGGTTCACCCACCAAGCCAGGACCCGGCGAG CCCAAGCTGAGCTTTGAGCAGAGCAAGAAAGAAGCGCAGCGACCGGCCCCCCCCGGACCCTCGGCCGAGGGGCTCCTGCAGAGCCGGCAGGAGCAGGAGGCGGAGAAGCAAGCGGCTCTCAACAAGG TGGGCATCGTCCCCCCCAGGACCAAGTCTCcagcggaggaggaggtggtgcctGTGACCGGCGTGGCAAGGAGGAGCATGGGTGGCATGGCCAACGGGCTCAGCTCCCGG GAGAGACCGAAAAGCGCCGTGTTCGCCAACGAGACGAAGGTGAAGATGAGCGTGGAGGAGCAGATCGACCGCATGAAGCGGCACCAGAGCGGCTCGATGAAGGAGAAGCGGCgcagcctgcagctccccagcagccagcagcccGACACCCCCGGCACAAAGGCACCCGCCTCCTACAAGGTG GTACGCCGGCACCGCAGCATCCACGAGGTGGACATCTCTGACCTGGAGGCAGCGCTGCGCTCTGATGACCCTGGCAAGGTCTACGAGACGCCCCAGGAGGAGATCGCCCGGCTGCGCAAGATGGAGCTGGAGCCGCAGCACTATGACGTGGACATCAACAAGGAG CTCTCCACGCCGGACAAAGTCATCATCCCCGAGCGGTACGTCGAACTGGAGCCCGACACACCGCTCAGCCCCGAGGAGatgaaggagaagcagaagaaggTGGAAAGGATCAAGACCCTCATTGCCAAATCCAG CCTGCAGAACGTCATCCCCCTGGGCGAGGGGGAGGTGGATGCCCCCCAGGACCCCGAgacccagctgcaggagcaggagaagaggatAGAGATCTCGTGTGCGCTGGCTGCCGAGGCCTCCCGCCGGGGCCGCATGCTCTCGG CTCAATGCGCTACCCCAagccctcccacctccccagcctccccgaCTCCACCGACCAACCCCCTTTCGTCTGAAACATCCCGGGTCGCCGACAACAGCCATTTTATGCGTGTCTGA